In the genome of Artemia franciscana chromosome 16, ASM3288406v1, whole genome shotgun sequence, the window AATATATTCCATTTGGCAATTTTATTCCCATAATAACTTCATCAGACAGTTGATTCAAATGTTTGACAATACCTCTTAGGCTATTTCCGTGGGGACGGCATTAGACAAATTAAACGACAAAAACTAGAGCTCATTTGGGTTTTCCTTGATTAGCAACAGCTTCCATAGCTTTGCACACAGTTTCTTTATCACCAAGGAATTGCATGGATTTAATCGGTTTCAAATTATCATCAAGTTCATAGGCGAAAGGTCTTCTATTTGGCAAGTTTATTCCCATAATAGCTTCATCAGACAGTTTATCAAAATGTTTGACTCTACTTCTTAGTCGCCATTTTAGTCGCCAACTCTTCTGAACGGGAAGGCTAGACTGCTGAATTTCTTCAAGGATGACTTTCAAGGTACGTTGAGCTCTAGTCAAAACTGATGTATGAGCAGCATCAAATTGGTAGGCTTTGGTCAGCAGCAATTGGCCAGCAGCATGGGCTTCCTGAATCCCCTTTTTACTCAAGGGAGCATCAAACCAGCcgcaaaatttgttttctttgttccaAGCTCTTTCACCATGCCTAACCATAACAATTTTGTACACCATATTTGTTATTATGAACTTAGATAACAATCTcttaaaagctaaaataaaatgacGTAACGAGTTCATtgaatcaaaacgaaatttaaactaattttaaaatctgGTAGTATTTTTTCAGTTCTATTTAAAAATCGAAATTATTGCTCAAACACCATAAATAGGTTTGCattttacataatagctttagcaATTctgaactgaaaactgaaataaaacaaaatgtgatGATGGAAATATCCCAACGTAAAAGAGACGTTCATTTTAGGagttaagccaaaaaaaaaaaattgtttccagGAGACAATTATAACAActgagaaatgaaataaaattattttatttgcaattttcaggaattattctaGTTTCAATTGACAAATCAGATTTGTGTTATTCGcctatgaagaataatatctcgaggtaaaaactggtCACCGACCGTTTTTAGTacgattccaaacaatgcacaaatttgacttggagttgacgtttgcacgcgtcattgatgcagttatcccagtgttggtcattctccattaaattcagagcttggcatgcactacggtaagtgtcatgtatagtaccgtttacagttctcaaatactcaaaggacgtcggaccgggtacattcaccaaaagcaggcgtagaaagaagcattcatgttgattgggatgaacggtgtagagtcttcctattgtggtatctttgaagatggtaggttggccgtcgactgacttaccctgttttcaaccttcaaatactttatttttagtattccacgtgtaatacgaaggcacttcagtatacagcagtttttttgcaaaagaatcatttttgcatagcgaaaagaaagcagttaactttgtatcctgtggattcagggctctttgttgcacgttggattccgaaaaataaacaagttgaccattctgtaaatgtatcGCTAactgaacaacagctggactacgttcatgtatcggaaatgaaggaatttgccaaacagcttcattactgcttatgcatattccagcctgatattgtacgatttcgttgatatctttgattttggactgcaagccaaaaactgccatgtcactgcctttgttgacgtatttacatatgtatttgactgcctttacggagttacagtattcaacgtttatgtgtgcattaaatgttttttataataatggggaatatggaacaacccactggttatctacttcgatggtggtaccgttacgcttctttattattgctgttttaccgcaatcttcagtagatcttcttctatattgtgggtaaccattattgccagtaattgtgttggatactaaaagtcaaggatattgcttcgtgcaccttcctttggccatgcatggtgaattttcgttcagtgcaccgcaaggtccatgtatcatattttttacaacaatatcatataaccccttatcaacattttcatcaggtatttcagcggaaatcacatcatcaatttcgttagaagtaattttattatgtagccagattagtatatgcgcgtgtggcaaa includes:
- the LOC136036764 gene encoding phosphoglycerate mutase 1-like, with protein sequence MVYKIVMVRHGERAWNKENKFCGWFDAPLSKKGIQEAHAAGQLLLTKAYQFDAAHTSVLTRAQRTLKVILEEIQQSSLPVQKSWRLKWRLRSRVKHFDKLSDEAIMGINLPNRRPFAYELDDNLKPIKSMQFLGDKETVCKAMEAVANQGKPK